The Mycobacterium sp. 3519A genome contains a region encoding:
- the recB gene encoding exodeoxyribonuclease V subunit beta — translation MIPPFSLQDPLPAPNSTTVLEASAGTGKTFTLAGLVTRYVAEGAATLDQMLLITFGRAASQELRDRVRAQLVDAAATEQQPDRRRRLRDALAGFDAATIATTHQFCQLVLKSLGVAGDGDTGVTLVESLDDLITEIVDDLYLAHFGHERDDPVLTYKDALRLAREVVNHPATQLRPLDPEPDSRAQVCVSFAKDVAAELEIRKRRLGILGYDDLLTRLADALKADDSPARIRMHLRWPIVMVDEFQDTDPVQWQVIDRAFSGRSTVILIGDPKQAIYAFRGGDIVTYLTAAETAGDKKTLGTNWRSDGDLVDRLQKVLLGAELGDPRIVVHEVDAHHRGSRLAGAPNCDPFRLRVVKRTTFGRRGIDNLAIDDLRAHISRDLAADIRALLASDATFDGRKLAAGDVAVIVESHKDARVCHRALLDAGVPSVYTGDSDVFGSQAAADWLALLEAFDQPHRSGVVRAAAATMFFGETAETLAAGGDQLTDRIAETLREWASHARERGVAAIYEAAQLNGMGDRVLSWEDGERHMTDLAHMTQLLQDAAHREHYHLPALRDWLRTQREERSAVTERNRRLDSDAAAVQIMTVWVSKGLQFPVVYLPFNFYRNVSDHELVLYHEGETRCLHVGGKDSADYDEVAAQGRKEDASDDSRLTYVAMTRAQSQVVAWWSPAWAEPNGGLSRLLRGREPGEPSVPDRCVPAKVSDDEAMTRLQKWAAADALVIEESVVADAAPVARPGADVAFEVRHFHRTIDTSWRRTSYSGLIRAAETPGVSSEPEIVELDDEVAEIPVLARASGPDVPSPMANLPTGAKFGTLVHAVLETADPFATDLAAELRAQIEKHAVWWPVDVEASELAAAMVPMHDTPLGPLADGLTLRQIGLRDRLREMDFEFPLAGGYLRDAGELLREHLPKGDPLASYADRLTGAALGGQTLRGYLSGSVDAVLRVGGRYVVVDYKTNWLGDADRPLTSADYDRARMTEAMLHSDYPLQALLYSVVLHRFLRWRLPEYDPQTHLGGVMYLFVRGMCGASTPVVDGHPAGVFSWQPPASLVLAVSELVA, via the coding sequence ATGATTCCGCCGTTCAGCTTGCAGGACCCACTGCCCGCACCGAACTCGACGACGGTGCTGGAGGCCAGCGCAGGCACCGGAAAGACGTTCACGCTCGCGGGCCTGGTCACTCGGTATGTCGCCGAGGGCGCCGCGACGCTCGACCAGATGCTGCTCATCACCTTCGGCCGTGCCGCCAGCCAGGAGCTGCGGGACCGGGTTCGCGCCCAACTGGTCGACGCCGCAGCCACGGAGCAACAACCGGACCGCCGCCGCAGACTGCGCGACGCGTTGGCCGGTTTCGATGCCGCGACGATCGCCACCACACATCAGTTCTGCCAACTCGTGCTGAAGTCACTCGGCGTGGCAGGTGACGGCGACACCGGCGTCACCCTGGTGGAGAGCCTCGACGACCTGATCACCGAGATCGTCGATGATCTGTATCTGGCTCACTTCGGGCACGAGCGCGACGATCCCGTCCTCACCTACAAGGATGCCCTGCGGTTGGCGCGCGAGGTGGTCAACCATCCGGCGACGCAACTGCGGCCGCTCGACCCGGAACCGGACTCCCGGGCCCAGGTATGCGTCTCATTCGCCAAAGACGTTGCCGCCGAACTGGAAATCCGCAAGCGGCGCCTCGGCATCCTCGGCTACGACGACCTGCTGACCCGCCTGGCCGACGCGTTGAAGGCCGACGACTCCCCCGCGCGCATCCGGATGCACCTGCGGTGGCCGATCGTCATGGTCGACGAGTTCCAGGACACCGACCCCGTCCAGTGGCAGGTCATCGATCGCGCGTTCAGCGGCCGCTCGACCGTCATCCTCATCGGCGATCCGAAACAAGCCATCTACGCGTTCCGCGGCGGCGACATCGTCACCTATCTGACAGCGGCCGAGACCGCAGGCGACAAAAAGACACTGGGCACCAACTGGCGCAGCGACGGCGACCTCGTCGACAGGCTGCAGAAGGTGCTGCTCGGCGCCGAACTCGGTGACCCGCGCATCGTGGTGCACGAGGTCGATGCCCATCACCGCGGCAGCCGACTCGCGGGCGCGCCGAACTGTGATCCGTTCCGGCTGCGCGTGGTCAAGCGAACGACGTTCGGCCGCAGGGGAATCGACAATCTCGCGATCGACGACCTGCGGGCACACATCAGCCGGGACTTGGCCGCCGACATTCGTGCGCTGCTGGCCAGCGACGCGACCTTCGACGGCAGAAAGCTGGCAGCAGGCGACGTCGCGGTGATTGTGGAAAGCCACAAGGACGCCCGCGTCTGTCATCGAGCCCTGCTCGACGCCGGGGTGCCGTCGGTGTACACCGGCGACTCCGATGTGTTCGGGTCGCAGGCCGCGGCGGACTGGCTGGCGTTGTTGGAAGCGTTCGATCAGCCGCATCGCTCCGGTGTGGTGCGCGCCGCGGCGGCGACGATGTTCTTCGGCGAGACCGCGGAAACCCTTGCCGCGGGCGGTGATCAGCTGACCGACCGGATCGCCGAGACCCTGCGCGAGTGGGCCAGCCATGCGCGCGAGCGCGGCGTCGCCGCGATCTACGAGGCCGCGCAACTGAACGGCATGGGTGACCGCGTGCTGTCGTGGGAGGACGGCGAGCGCCACATGACCGACCTGGCGCACATGACACAACTGCTTCAGGACGCCGCGCACCGCGAGCATTACCACCTGCCCGCCCTTCGCGACTGGCTGAGGACACAACGCGAAGAGCGAAGCGCCGTCACCGAACGCAACCGCCGACTGGACAGCGACGCGGCGGCCGTGCAGATCATGACGGTGTGGGTGAGCAAGGGCCTGCAGTTCCCCGTCGTGTATCTGCCGTTCAACTTCTACCGCAACGTCTCCGACCACGAACTGGTGCTCTACCACGAGGGCGAGACCCGCTGCCTGCACGTCGGCGGCAAGGACAGCGCCGACTACGACGAGGTCGCCGCGCAGGGCCGCAAAGAAGACGCCAGCGACGACAGTCGACTGACGTATGTCGCGATGACCCGTGCGCAATCACAGGTGGTGGCGTGGTGGTCGCCCGCGTGGGCCGAACCCAACGGCGGACTGTCCCGGCTCTTGCGCGGACGCGAGCCCGGTGAGCCGTCGGTTCCGGATCGCTGTGTGCCGGCGAAGGTCTCGGACGACGAGGCCATGACACGGCTGCAGAAGTGGGCGGCCGCCGACGCGCTGGTGATCGAGGAATCGGTGGTGGCCGACGCCGCCCCGGTCGCCCGGCCCGGTGCGGACGTCGCGTTCGAGGTCCGCCACTTCCACCGCACCATCGACACCTCGTGGCGGCGCACGTCGTACTCGGGTCTGATCCGGGCCGCGGAGACGCCAGGGGTGTCGAGTGAGCCGGAAATCGTCGAGTTGGACGACGAGGTGGCCGAGATCCCGGTGCTGGCGCGGGCGTCCGGGCCCGACGTGCCGTCGCCGATGGCGAATCTGCCGACGGGCGCGAAGTTCGGCACGCTGGTGCACGCGGTGTTGGAGACGGCCGACCCGTTCGCGACCGACCTGGCCGCGGAGTTGCGGGCGCAGATCGAGAAGCACGCGGTGTGGTGGCCGGTGGATGTCGAGGCGTCGGAGTTGGCGGCGGCGATGGTGCCGATGCACGACACCCCGCTCGGCCCGTTGGCCGACGGCCTGACATTGCGTCAGATCGGTCTTCGCGACCGCTTGCGGGAGATGGACTTCGAATTCCCGTTGGCCGGGGGGTATCTGCGGGACGCAGGCGAGTTACTTCGCGAGCACCTGCCGAAAGGCGATCCGCTGGCGTCGTATGCCGACCGGCTCACCGGAGCGGCGCTGGGTGGGCAGACGCTGCGCGGCTATCTGAGCGGTTCGGTTGACGCGGTGCTGCGGGTCGGGGGCCGGTATGTGGTGGTCGACTACAAGACGAACTGGCTCGGCGACGCCGATCGCCCGCTGACGTCCGCGGACTACGACAGGGCCCGGATGACCGAGGCGATGCTGCATTCCGACTACCCGCTGCAGGCGCTGCTGTATTCGGTGGTGCTGCACAGGTTTCTGCGGTGGCGGCTGCCCGAATACGACCCGCAGACCCATCTCGGCGGGGTGATGTATCTGTTCGTGCGGGGCATGTGCGGCGCGTCGACGCCGGTGGTCGACGGGCATCCGGCGGGCGTGTTCAGTTGGCAGCCGCCCGCATCGTTGGTCCTCGCGGTCTCGGAGCTGGTCGCATGA